The following proteins are co-located in the Pseudomonas antarctica genome:
- a CDS encoding fasciclin domain-containing protein — MHAFYKNIAAATCFAILSVTATLSFADDTVMVGGAAMYPSKTIVENAANSKDHTTLVAAVKAAGLVDTLNSKGPFTVFAPTNEAFAKLPAGTVDTLVKPEHKADLTKILTYHVVPGTHTSKELMAEAKKNDGTVVLKTVQGESLNIKLHDGKLWVVDAKGGKASISIADVMQSNGVIHVVDSVLMP, encoded by the coding sequence ATGCATGCCTTTTACAAAAATATTGCTGCAGCAACCTGCTTCGCGATTCTGTCTGTAACAGCAACGCTCAGTTTTGCCGATGACACGGTCATGGTTGGCGGAGCAGCAATGTATCCCAGCAAAACCATTGTGGAAAACGCGGCCAACTCAAAGGATCACACCACACTCGTTGCAGCAGTTAAGGCGGCGGGACTAGTTGATACTCTCAACAGCAAAGGTCCGTTCACCGTCTTCGCACCTACCAACGAAGCCTTCGCCAAGCTGCCAGCGGGCACCGTTGATACTCTCGTGAAACCTGAGCATAAAGCCGATCTGACGAAAATCCTCACCTATCACGTGGTACCTGGCACCCATACTTCTAAAGAGCTGATGGCCGAAGCCAAGAAGAACGACGGCACCGTTGTATTGAAAACCGTCCAGGGCGAATCGCTGAATATCAAGCTGCATGATGGCAAGCTTTGGGTCGTAGATGCCAAAGGCGGTAAAGCTAGTATCAGCATTGCAGACGTGATGCAGTCCAACGGCGTGATCCACGTTGTGGACTCGGTCTTGATGCCTTAA